The following is a genomic window from Anas acuta chromosome 3, bAnaAcu1.1, whole genome shotgun sequence.
TCCAGTGTTTTGCAGTAGAACAGCAACCGTTAAAGTCAGTCTTTTCTcgtttataaaacaaaaaacaaaaagaacccaaaccaaaaccaaaccagtcTTTCACGTCCTTCAGTATCATGAGTGCGAATGATCTGAATCTGGAATACCACTGTCTCTGTAGCTCCTGTTACTACTGCTTTCACTGTGGCTGTTCTTGTAGAGGTTCATGCCGTTGGGCGGGAAGATGGTGTGTATTACAAACTCCTCCTTGGACACCTGGTCATTGGTGATGGGTATCATCTGGAAAGAAGTCTCCCTGATTTCCAGGATGGAGTTGTCCTTCTTGGTTCCCGCTTCGGCATAGTCATCTTTTCTCCTGCGTCCCTTGCTGTAGGCGCAGTTCCGGGAGAAGAGGGACCCGTTCCTGTGGACGTACCAGCACACCAGCGCCAGCAGCGCGATGGCCACCAGCGCCACCGCCCCGCCGATGATGGCGGCCAGGGGCAAGCTGGAGTTTTTGTAAGGCTCCTTCTCCTGCTCCCGGTTGAGGGTGGTGGTCGGGTTGTACATCTTGAGGGGCGCCGTCTCGGTCTCGATGCACTCGGGCGTTTCATCGGAGAGATAGATGTTGCTGGTTTCCATGGGAACCATGCAGACGCGGTACGGCGACTCGGGCTCGAGCGCCGTCAGCAAGTAGTCGCTTCTGTCTCCGGTGACGATGGTTTCTGTTATAGATCCAAAGGCAGGGCTGTGGCCCATCTTGAGCCAGCTCAGTCTCAGAGCGGTCATCGGCAGCGCCACTTTCCAGGAGATGTGAATGGTCTCCGTGCTCACGGATTTCACAAATATCGTAATGACTTTGCGCACCGGGCTGGCTGTGGTTCTGTAGTTCTTGTTCAGGTTGGGAGCCTTCATCTCAGGCTGTCTGGTCACAGAAACCGGCCAGTGTCCCTGGGCCGGGTACAAGGTGTTTGGCACCGCAGTGGTGATTTGGATGGTGCTTATATCATCCTTACAGTCAAACAGTTCCGCGTTGAGGTCTTTGATAGCCATCCCACGGACTTTTTCCGGTGCCTGGCACATCAGCCCACGCACGTTCACTTTCAAGGGTAAGGACTGCAGCCAGTCACGGACCCATTTCATTTTGCACCCGCAGTGCCAAGGGTTGTTACGAAGGAAGAGTTGAGTTATGTTGTCCAGGTCATCAAAGACACCCTGAGGTAAATTGCTGAGATTGTTGTTGGACATATCTAGCCGGTACAACTGCCGTAAGTAAGAGAAAGCGTTGGGTGGCACACGATTTATATGGTTTTCTTGAAGATAAAGTTTTCTTAGGTTTGTTCCTGGCAAATTTACTGGTGCGGCTGTGAGTGAATTGCGGACCAATGACAGTTCTGTAAGATTGACTAGATTCATGAAGACCTTGTCTCCTAATCCGTGGTTATTTAGAAGATTTCCGTCTAAAACAAGGCGTTTTAGATTTGTAAGGTCTTGGAGGGACAGCTCTGAAATCGTGGAAATACGATTATCATCCAAGCGTAGCTCTTCTATCGTTTTAGGCAAACCCCAGGGAATGGTGCTAAGGTGATTTcgagagagaaaaagaagtctgaGATAGATGTTGTCCCGGAAAGCTCCGTCCTCAATGCTAACAGCGGAAACCGAATTATCATCCAAATGCAGTTCTTCCAGATAGGGAATTTGTGAAAGTGAATCATAAGTAATGGTCCTTATGTTATTCTCCTGCAAATGCAGTTCTTTAACGTACTTAGGGAGGTTAGTGGGGAATTCATCTAGGCTGTTGTGGTATAAATATATTCTTTCCACCCTAAGCAAGTTCTTCAGTTCTGAAGGAATCCCAGCATTATTAATTTGATTGTTCTGAAGGAAGAGGGTAGTAGCATCCTCTGGGATTCCTGTAGGAATAGATGTCAAATCGCGATCATTACAATATATGAAACCCACATCACAGCGACATACTGAAGGGCATGGTTTGGCACTAACAGAATAAGGTGCCATGTCAAGTAACAGCCCTATTTTAGTCCAAATtaggaagatgctccaggttACACTAATCATGGTCAGGAATGATGAGATTTGTATACAGTTCTGATCTTCAACAATctaaaaaaaccaaacaaacaaaattatccAGATCATCAGCGAAGAAACTCCAATGAAAATTCAACTTCAACATTACAGAAGACATCTGAAACacacacatgaaaataaattcaagttgGCAGACATTTTACTTTCTCTACATCAGTTATTATACTCTTTCTTTTACTAATTCAATTAATAAACTGTTCTGCCTGGTAATTTAAAGTAATATAATCAGGTATGTCTGATCTGTAAATAGCTCTGTTTAAGCAAGAAAGCTCCTTCTGAGGATTCCTCCATGTTTCACATGTGGATTTTGTTCATAGATACCCTTGTAAGTACAGAGCTGAAGTCAAACCAGAGTTCAAGTAAATCATTCTGTATCTGAAAGATAAGAATTCCTAAGCCAGCTAACTACCTAGGAGCCCTTACGTGAACTATAAAACCCTCACCAAACCCACGAGTTCAGTGGTAGCTATTCTGCAGGTTCAAGAAAGTCCTAATGGCACAGTATAAAATGCAGACAAGAGAGCAAAGACCAGCTAAAGagctttcttgattttttttttttgagtgttcaACATAATGTTGCATGTTTTACAAACACTGCAGCttacttttcttgtttttcaagcTGGAATGTTTAGAAAGGTGAATATAACAATTGGTGTGTAGGTTACAAACTGACATAGCTGTTAGAGCCGTGGCTTTCTACTTGACTGGATGGAATATTTCATTACATGCTTAATttcatgtttaaatatttgtcattCTCAAAAGTCTTCTTACTAAAGCAGTACACTAATAAGAGACTATTTGGCAGGTTTAACCACATTTTCACATCTTATTAGTTCAAACTGTGCAGGTAAGGACAATATAAATTAACTCTTGAGACTGAAATTGTGCTTTGCACTGGTTGTATGTTTGTACATTGAGCTCAGgtaattagcatttttatagcttttaaGACAATATAATTCAATTACCATTGTAATTAGGGTTGTGAAAACTTTTATAAGATGACCTATGCATTAAGAGATGCCATGaccctttccttctcttgtgGGTTCATATATTAATTGAACTTTATTCTCCGAGGCAcgaaaagaaaaacaaattaatattgATCCTACCGTATTTAAAGGTAAGAGTAAATTTTGTGCTTGAGGATGTCCAGCAAACGCAATTTCTGTCTCACGAGCTGCTCTTACACTTTAATCCATGGAGCTGCTTCTCCCTTGGCTGCGTTTACTTGAGCGATCCTTCCGGCGGTGCGAGCCTCCTGGCACTACGCTCCGGGAGCAATCCAACAAAGATTTATCATGGTACATAAGCACACCAGGCCAGGGAGGAGAAAAGCTTCAACTTCCTTCTATTTTTGTCCTCATGTAAAGTCTGTGAAAGAAGGACAGCctcttttgtttggtttaaCGCCTTTTAACAGGAATTACTTTCTTTGTAACTCGTACCAACTCTTGTGTGTGGTGCAGTTGTCGGCGGTGACTTGGGCGCCGCGTGATGGAAACTATTCATTATGCTCAGGCTGGAATGGTGGTCGCCTCTTCAGGAGGTCAGCAGCGGGCTTTTATCTCTGTCCAGAATTATCCAAGGGTAAATTTTGTACAGTGGCTACATCCTGGTACATCCACGCCTTTTGGAGAGGACCATTTTCCAACTCTCACTTTTTATACACTTGTTCCGAATTTGTAATGCAGGAAAGAACTCCTCCTGCGCCGCGCGCTGATGGCAGGTGGCTCTGCCCTCAGCACGTCATGCAGGTCGGGTGgttttcttcatggaaagacACAAcagtcttccttccttcccgGAGAACTCCCCTTGAAAGCTTTCCTTGAACTCTTACTTTCCTGTAAAgtaacaaacagaagaaattgtAATTAATAACAAGTGGTGGTGGGCGCTAGTATTCAGAGTTGTGCTGCATCCCCATATAAATTATGCTGTTTATTAACTAGCAAAGCTTGTTATACCAAAACGATGGTATTTCAACAAAAGTCAGAGACGTTCGGAAACATCTTCTGCTGTTTAGTctcgtgctgctgctgttttgctggAACAaatcttttccctccttccagtagcaaATGAAGTCATCCTGCATTAATAGATGGTAACAAAATCTGTCTAAGTGATGTTTCCCACTGGAGGACAAATGGCAGTCCTGCCTCCTGGGAGGAGGCCAAcatgtttgcttgctttttctccctGGTAAACTGAGGCATATCATCAGCCTCTCCTTGGCTTTAAATCTAAGATGAGTTAAACACCATTCAGTAGCTCttggaagaaagatgaaaagtttTCACTC
Proteins encoded in this region:
- the FLRT3 gene encoding leucine-rich repeat transmembrane protein FLRT3; translated protein: MISVTWSIFLIWTKIGLLLDMAPYSVSAKPCPSVCRCDVGFIYCNDRDLTSIPTGIPEDATTLFLQNNQINNAGIPSELKNLLRVERIYLYHNSLDEFPTNLPKYVKELHLQENNIRTITYDSLSQIPYLEELHLDDNSVSAVSIEDGAFRDNIYLRLLFLSRNHLSTIPWGLPKTIEELRLDDNRISTISELSLQDLTNLKRLVLDGNLLNNHGLGDKVFMNLVNLTELSLVRNSLTAAPVNLPGTNLRKLYLQENHINRVPPNAFSYLRQLYRLDMSNNNLSNLPQGVFDDLDNITQLFLRNNPWHCGCKMKWVRDWLQSLPLKVNVRGLMCQAPEKVRGMAIKDLNAELFDCKDDISTIQITTAVPNTLYPAQGHWPVSVTRQPEMKAPNLNKNYRTTASPVRKVITIFVKSVSTETIHISWKVALPMTALRLSWLKMGHSPAFGSITETIVTGDRSDYLLTALEPESPYRVCMVPMETSNIYLSDETPECIETETAPLKMYNPTTTLNREQEKEPYKNSSLPLAAIIGGAVALVAIALLALVCWYVHRNGSLFSRNCAYSKGRRRKDDYAEAGTKKDNSILEIRETSFQMIPITNDQVSKEEFVIHTIFPPNGMNLYKNSHSESSSNRSYRDSGIPDSDHSHS